Sequence from the Paenibacillus tundrae genome:
ATTGCATTCTTCTTCCATAACATGTATACTCTACATTACCGCACAACGATTCTTTGTTGTCTGGATGCTTTTCATCATAGTGAAAAGTTACATATTATGCGGTCGTGGCGGAATTGGCAGACGCGCACGGTTCAGGTCCGTGTGGGCTAACCCCCCGTGGAGGTTCGAGTCCTCTCGACCGCATCTACGTTCATAGAAAGACCCGTTCATTGCGATGAAGCAAAGGACGGGTCTTTTTATATTGCGCCTGCATTCAGGCTTCAACGATTCATACGGAGCCCATACTTGGCGATGAATAATCCAGCAAAGGCTCCGATCATCCCAAAGATTGCGACACTACCCATAACACCATAGCTTTGGAGACGAAAGAGAAATGCGACCCCACTGCCAAATGTCGTTCCTGCTAGAAATCCGAGAGAAATGCCGATATCCTTACCTAATTTCATATGATCACCTGTCTTCGAGTGTTGTAGTGAATGGAGTGAACCCAACACAACTAGCCTGAACCGAGGTTGGATTATTTTTGTTCAGGTTAGTACGTTCTGGCGGTGTACTGTCTTAGTGGTATTGTGTGGATTTTCCAGTGAGAATATACAATAGATCTATCAAGATCAGGGAGTGAAAAGAACGCTTATAATTCCGGTAGAGAAGTTATATCATTTTGTCATATTAAAAAGGCTCTGTATTCCTTAAGGAATAACAGAGCCTTTTGGTTGCTCGCTAATTTTAGTTATTGTGACGATCTTTCAAGATGACATCTGCGAACAAAATGGTCTTCGGAATGCGGAAAAATTGCTCCGCTTGTTCTTGAAACGCAGCAGAAGGCAGCGTTCCCTGATGCAGCCATTTGCGGAAGGTGCCGGGGTGAACCCCGATCCAGTGGCTGACATCTGTCACCGACAAATCATGGACCATGCACAAGCCTGTCAAGATACGGTTACTTACCGGGGAACGGGTCACCGTACGCTTCATGAAACGGGAAGGCTCGGGTTGACAAATGACCGGACTTTGACGCACAACCTCTTCATTAAAAAGAATGTGTCGTGGATATCCAAGTAATTGACAAGCCTTGTCCAAATTGGTACTGCCGGGTATCCGCCCTTCATACACCCACGCGCTTACACTGCGTGAAGAGATGGACAAGTCTTCAGCGAGCTGGGACAACTTAATATCATTGGCCATCAGCACGGCTAGAAGAACACGGTTGCGAATTTGACAGCGTGTCGGTTTACGGAACCGTTTGACACGGACGCCTTTTCCCAAATATTTACGGTTGATCAGAGACCACGCCTGGATGGAATGTTGTTCTGGTTGATTAGGCATATTTCCTCCGATTTTTTTAACCAAATACTACAATAAGAGTTGGGGTACTTTCAAGTGCCTGTTGAACTGAATCGAATTATATGAGCTGTGGAGTCGGTTAGGAAGGAGGAGTTATGGACTAGTGGGTGTGCAAATTGCATCCTAGTATATTCCTAGATTACAATGATTCACTAAATTTACGAGGACAAATAGAGCGTATTGAATAATAAAGTGATTCTTAAGAACTATTTATAGGACTATTTTACTTTTTCCTGAATTTTGTTGATGCAATGCGGTTTATTTACCTTATTTCACCAAGATTATTGGATTTTCGTGAATGGCGTGTATCAGTAATGTGCACAAATCTGAAATATGAAATCCGCAAGTTTAACTAGGTAGTTGGCTTGTCAAAATCTCTTATTCTTACATATCTTGTAGGATGACTAAAGGGGAGAGAGGTGGGAAACGTGTATCCAGCCGTAAATACACTTGCTGCAATTTCAGGGGCGTTCGTGACGTTTGCTTTTGGAGGATGGGATCAATTGCTTAGTCTGCTTGCCATTGCGATGGCTATCGATTATATAACGGGGCTTGCAGCTGCCGTGAGGACAGGAACGGGGTTAAACAGCAATATTGGGTTCTGGGGGCTTGCGCGCAAGGGCTTGATGCTAACCGTTATTCTGCTGGCACATCGGATCGATTTATTAATGGGGACGGATATTATCAAAGGCGGGGCGATATATTTTTATCTGGTGAATGAATTGATATCGATTACTGAAAACTATGCCAAGATCGGTCTTCCATTGCCGAACAAGCTTAGACAGGCCATTGCTGTACTTAAGAAACAGGAAGAGTTGTCCGATAAGGAGTGGGCAAAGCCGACGAATACAGAACATCAGAAGCCCAAATCCGAGCAAGAGAAGCAGGATAAACCTGTGGACAGCACCGATGAGCCTGAAGAAGAACAACCCACAAAGTAGCCTTTTTAGATGGTGTATTTCTTTATTTTGCTTGTTCGTCTAGAGAACGTTTTCAAGTATCCTTTCGTAATAGATAACGTTATGATATATTTTGAATACATGAAAAAACATTCATTCCACTATTAATTCACAAACGAGGTGTTTGTTCGATGATTAAACATATTGTCCTGTTCAAAATGAAAGATCGTTCACCAGAACGCATTGAAGAAGCTGCCAATGTGCTTCGTAACTTGGAAGGTAAAATTGATGTTCTTGTATCGCTGGATGTAGGTATAGACGTGCTTCGCTCGGACAGATCCTTTGATATTTCTCTGACAGCCGAGTTTGCATCTCTTGATGATCTGCAAGCTTATCAGGTACATCCGCTTCATCAAGAAGTAATTAAGTATATGAACGAAGTTAGAGAGCAATCGATCGCTGTTGACTACGAATTTTAATTTGCGTATCTCATTAAGAAGCGACTAAAGGAGAGCGGGCATGAGCGATTTAAGAGACGTTATGGAATTTTTATATATTTTTATCGTGTTCCTGATCGCTTGTCCTGTGATGATATTCTGGTTGAAACGAAGAGGCAAACGGAACCGATAATTCACTGAACAGGAAGTGAAATGTATTGTACTACGTAAATAAAGAGCAGATTGCCCATAGGCTTGCTGCGGTACCGGAGGTAGCTGAGGGGCTACGCCTTTCAACACAAGCCTGGGATGGCGGTCTTATGATGGGACTGGTGCAGGAACGATGTCTGCATTTGGCGATTGAGATCGTCACGGACGTCGGAAGCTATCTCATCGATGGTTTTATTATGAGGGATGCAAGCAGCTATGACGATATTATCGAGATTAATCATGAAGAGAAGGTATTTGACGCTTCAATATACGAAGTGCTTCGTCAGCTTGTTACTTTGCGGAAGCCACTCGTACAAGATTATTTCAGTTGGAATCGAGGAGAACTGCATCCACTGAGTTCAGACCTACCCGAAATACTTGAACGCTTTGCAGACCAAGTGAGCGCTTATGTAGATCGAGAACTCGATCCTTTTACGAATCAGGCAGATCGAGGGACAGAGTAAGGAATGAGGGGAAGCAGCATGACAGATATACAGAATGAAGAATTACAAGGAAATGACAAGCAGGAGGCACCATCCGGATTTCATCCGGTTTACATGGTTGAACTGTTGTTTGACAAGTGTCCGGAAATTAATCACGTTCGTTTGCAGGAAGCACTAAGTCGTTATACGGGACAAGTTCGACTTACTGTAAAGCAACAAACTGCAGTTACGAACAACGACAAGCAACCGCAGGAAACGAATTCGCAGGATGAGACACGTACTGCTCCAGAGGCGAAGGAAGAGATGCTGGTTTTCTACCATCTGGATCACAAGGTTTCATTCCAGGAAGGGGATATCCCAGCACAAACCTGTATGCTTGCCGCGACTGAGATGAAGGATATATCACGCTTTGCAGGTGCACTTCAGCAAGCTTGGCATTGGACAGAGGCAGAACAGGCAGTCCAGGGAGCTACGTATTCGATTCGGATTCACGATATGTTTACTGCAGCGATGCCGCGCAAGCAGCGTTTAGGGCTGTTCCAGAAGACGTTGCAGGCTGTGCTTGAAGTCTTGCCGTGTGAGGCAATGTATTGGTACGGCAGTGATAAACTTGTTGAACCAGCAGCGTATAAGCAATCACAGGAACGAGAAGAGCATCTCTATGCAGCGATGAACGTCAGAATGTATCAGGCTGGTGGAACAGAAGAGCAGCGCGAACTTGTGATGGATACGGTTGGACTGTCCGCGCTCGGGGTTCCTGATGTTCAGTGTCACTTCACTGGTCTTGATCCAGATACAGTGGCTCAAACCTTGCTTGGAGCAGCATACTACATATTCGATCAAGGTGATGTGCTACAGGATGGACAAACACTGGGTTCCTCGGGCGGGCGACGCTGGCGGTGTGAACACCAAGCCGCACTGATTGCCCCGGGACGGTATGTTATTGATCTTGATCCTGGGAATACAAATGAAGATTCTTCGTTGGAACCAGCTCAGCATAACCGTTAAACATAACGGTGAGAGTATGACCATGAAAGTTTTTTGATATTTGGAGTGTCAGGTCAAGCCCTTACTGACTATACTGCATCAACAGAGTAGGCATTCGCCCGGGTTAGTAAGTCACAACATCAGTGCTTGTAATCCGGTACTTAACTCGAAGAAGAGGAGAGATGTTGCGTGAAGGAATCAAACAAAAGTTTATTGTGGGGCGCATTAATCGGCTCAGTGGTTGGTTCGGTAACCGCGTTATTGCTGGCACCAAAGTCAGGACGTGAGCTTCGTCAGGATATTTCCGAAGGTGCGCGTCAGGTGACGGAGAAAGGTCAAGAGTTAGCTGTTAAGGTTGGCGAACAGGGTAATCAGATCGTATCCAAAGTGAAAGAAACAGCTGACGTTGTCATCCAGGACATTCAGTCATGGCGCAATTGTGCCGAAGGTAAAGAACTGCGGGTCTCCGCAGTAATTACAGATTCGAATGCGCCAGTTCAGTCTGACAGTGACATCTTGGCAAATGAATCGGACAGTGTTGTTGTAGCTAAACTGCCTTCCGATGATTCAAAAGACGATAACTAAGCCACGCTTGACATAAGCAGCAGGCTTTCCTCATGCAGATGGAGGAGAGCCTGCTTTGTTGTGTGCGCCAATCGCGAGAGAGGTGCACTGTGGGTATTTTTAATTGAACCCTATGATAAAATCGGGTAAGATGGTGGTACCTTTTTGCCTGAAATGTCATACGGTAGGAAGAAAGCACTTGAGCTTTACTAGATATGAGAACCAATTCAATGAAGAAGGAAGCGGTGTGTTCGTGCAGCAAGCAATCGCTATATTAGACTCGGGTGTGGGGGGATTGACGGTCGCTAAGGAAGTGATGCGCCAGCTCCCGCGGGAAAAGGTCATTTATTTTGGAGATACTGCCCGGACACCGTACGGACCCCGTTCGTCCGAACAAGTTAAACAATTCACGGAACAAATCGTAGATTTCTTGATCCAATTTGATCCGAAGGTCATCGTTATCGCCTGTAACACGGCTACAGCAGCAGCGCTCGACTATATTCGGGCTAAGGTGAACGTTCCAGTAATCGGCGTGATTCACCCAGGAGCGCGTGCCGCTATTACAGCTACACGTACAGGACGTATCGGTGTCATCGGCACCGTGGGAACGATCGGCAGCGGCGCATACACCTCCGCACTCAAACAATTGTCACCCTATATTGATGTAGTCAGCCAGGCTTGCCCGGCTCTTGTGCCGTTAGTCGAGCAAGGTGAATTCCGATCCGAACAGACAACTGTGACGGTAGAGCAGTCCTTAAGCCAGATTAAGCAACAGCCGATTGATTGTCTGATCCTAGGTTGTACCCATTATCCATTCTTGATGGAAACCATTCAGGAAGTGATGGGACAGGAAGTGAAGCTCATCAGTTCGGCAGATGAGACGGCGAGAGAAATCAGTACGATTTTGTATGATAAACGAAAATTGGCCAGTGGAAACGATACGCCGGTGCATCAATTTTTCTGT
This genomic interval carries:
- a CDS encoding helix-turn-helix domain-containing protein: MPNQPEQHSIQAWSLINRKYLGKGVRVKRFRKPTRCQIRNRVLLAVLMANDIKLSQLAEDLSISSRSVSAWVYEGRIPGSTNLDKACQLLGYPRHILFNEEVVRQSPVICQPEPSRFMKRTVTRSPVSNRILTGLCMVHDLSVTDVSHWIGVHPGTFRKWLHQGTLPSAAFQEQAEQFFRIPKTILFADVILKDRHNN
- a CDS encoding YtxH domain-containing protein codes for the protein MKESNKSLLWGALIGSVVGSVTALLLAPKSGRELRQDISEGARQVTEKGQELAVKVGEQGNQIVSKVKETADVVIQDIQSWRNCAEGKELRVSAVITDSNAPVQSDSDILANESDSVVVAKLPSDDSKDDN
- the racE gene encoding glutamate racemase, which translates into the protein MQQAIAILDSGVGGLTVAKEVMRQLPREKVIYFGDTARTPYGPRSSEQVKQFTEQIVDFLIQFDPKVIVIACNTATAAALDYIRAKVNVPVIGVIHPGARAAITATRTGRIGVIGTVGTIGSGAYTSALKQLSPYIDVVSQACPALVPLVEQGEFRSEQTTVTVEQSLSQIKQQPIDCLILGCTHYPFLMETIQEVMGQEVKLISSADETAREISTILYDKRKLASGNDTPVHQFFCTGDPRMFQNITRQWLGEQISKTPVVWQVTQLS
- a CDS encoding DUF4261 domain-containing protein encodes the protein MTDIQNEELQGNDKQEAPSGFHPVYMVELLFDKCPEINHVRLQEALSRYTGQVRLTVKQQTAVTNNDKQPQETNSQDETRTAPEAKEEMLVFYHLDHKVSFQEGDIPAQTCMLAATEMKDISRFAGALQQAWHWTEAEQAVQGATYSIRIHDMFTAAMPRKQRLGLFQKTLQAVLEVLPCEAMYWYGSDKLVEPAAYKQSQEREEHLYAAMNVRMYQAGGTEEQRELVMDTVGLSALGVPDVQCHFTGLDPDTVAQTLLGAAYYIFDQGDVLQDGQTLGSSGGRRWRCEHQAALIAPGRYVIDLDPGNTNEDSSLEPAQHNR
- a CDS encoding Dabb family protein yields the protein MIKHIVLFKMKDRSPERIEEAANVLRNLEGKIDVLVSLDVGIDVLRSDRSFDISLTAEFASLDDLQAYQVHPLHQEVIKYMNEVREQSIAVDYEF
- a CDS encoding DUF86 domain-containing protein codes for the protein MYYVNKEQIAHRLAAVPEVAEGLRLSTQAWDGGLMMGLVQERCLHLAIEIVTDVGSYLIDGFIMRDASSYDDIIEINHEEKVFDASIYEVLRQLVTLRKPLVQDYFSWNRGELHPLSSDLPEILERFADQVSAYVDRELDPFTNQADRGTE